A portion of the Acidobacteriota bacterium genome contains these proteins:
- a CDS encoding cysteine hydrolase: MSLVAQNAKPTVPHYAGAREDVPVPRPGMTPQVGRVALVVTDPQNDFLSPNGVAWGVVGQSVKENKTVENIESLFKAAKTSGVPVFVSPHYYYPHDHQWKFGGALEVLMHRIGMFDRKGALKQEGFKGSGADWLDRYKPYIEDGKTVVTSPHKVFGPESNDLILQLRKKDIRQVILAGMSANLCTESHMRELLEQGFEVVVVTDATAAAKLPGFDGYEAAYVNFRLMASDVWNAAETVNKLSVLSTGQN, encoded by the coding sequence ATGTCGTTAGTCGCGCAGAATGCCAAGCCGACTGTGCCACATTACGCTGGCGCCCGCGAGGATGTGCCAGTCCCGCGTCCAGGTATGACACCCCAAGTGGGTCGTGTGGCGCTGGTCGTAACCGACCCGCAAAACGACTTTCTCAGTCCCAACGGGGTCGCCTGGGGAGTAGTCGGACAGAGTGTGAAGGAGAACAAAACCGTCGAGAACATTGAGAGTCTGTTCAAAGCGGCGAAGACTTCCGGCGTGCCGGTCTTCGTCAGCCCGCACTATTACTACCCGCACGACCATCAATGGAAGTTTGGTGGCGCGCTCGAAGTGCTCATGCACCGGATCGGCATGTTCGACCGCAAGGGAGCCTTGAAGCAGGAGGGCTTCAAGGGGTCGGGGGCTGATTGGCTTGATCGCTATAAGCCATACATTGAAGACGGAAAGACCGTCGTCACAAGCCCGCACAAAGTCTTCGGTCCCGAATCGAATGACCTGATTTTGCAACTGCGCAAGAAAGACATCCGACAGGTGATCCTCGCAGGCATGTCGGCGAATCTCTGCACGGAATCGCACATGCGCGAATTGCTCGAACAAGGCTTCGAGGTCGTGGTGGTCACGGATGCAACGGCGGCGGCGAAGTTGCCCGGGTTCGATGGTTACGAAGCGGCTTACGTGAACTTTCGCCTGATGGCAAGCGATGTCTGGAATGCTGCCGAGACGGTGAATAAACTGTCCGTCCTTAGTACAGGACAAAATTGA
- a CDS encoding carboxymuconolactone decarboxylase family protein, producing MPRLNTIDPKEATGKAKELLDGVNAKIGMVPNLMRTFANSPAALEGYLNFSGALSGGLLNAKLREQIALTVADANSCEYCLSAHTAIGKMVGLNESEIAASRHAGSSDPKTDAALKFAHQLIIKRGELLDSEIQAVRSAGYNDGEITEIIANVALNIFTNYFNHVAQTVVDFPKVKPGNGCATQSCDCA from the coding sequence ATGCCTAGACTGAACACGATTGACCCTAAAGAAGCGACCGGCAAAGCCAAAGAATTGCTCGACGGCGTGAACGCCAAAATCGGAATGGTTCCGAACCTGATGCGAACCTTCGCCAATTCGCCCGCAGCGTTGGAAGGTTACTTAAACTTCAGCGGCGCGCTCAGCGGCGGATTGCTCAACGCCAAGTTGCGCGAGCAAATCGCCCTGACGGTGGCTGACGCCAACAGTTGCGAATACTGCCTTTCAGCGCACACCGCCATCGGCAAAATGGTTGGTCTGAATGAGAGCGAAATCGCTGCCAGCCGTCACGCCGGTTCCAGCGACCCGAAAACCGATGCCGCGTTGAAATTTGCCCATCAACTCATCATCAAACGCGGCGAACTGCTTGACAGCGAAATCCAGGCGGTGCGCTCTGCCGGTTACAACGACGGCGAAATCACCGAGATCATCGCCAACGTGGCGCTGAACATCTTCACCAACTACTTCAACCACGTCGCGCAAACCGTTGTGGATTTCCCCAAAGTCAAGCCTGGAAACGGATGCGCCACGCAATCCTGCGACTGCGCGTAA
- a CDS encoding sigma 54-interacting transcriptional regulator, translating to MELESLQAVSLVIAEERSVEAVLQQIVEGLVAQPGVALARLWLKAPGDDCTRCPMRLECPDQTECLHLMASAGSPTKAVENWSRLDGDFRRFPLGVRKIGKIGATGEPLLLADLKQESDWLAHPQWAARECLQSFAGQPLIFHGEVLGVLAVFSRQTLQTQEFAWLRMFADHAAVALANSRAFAEIEHLREQLKLENDYLREEAKVERAFGGIVGESAALKKILDQIELVAASDASVLILGESGTGKELIARAIHERSQRSMGPLVKVNCASIPRDLFESEFFGHVRGAFTGAIRDRVGRFQLADGGTLFLDEIGEIPLDLQSKLLRVLQEGTFERVGEEKTRRTNVRVVAATNRDLRREIATGTFRQDLFFRLSVFPIELPPLRERREDIPLLVQHFIEEARKQARCGKLQVSDAQMAALQRYHWPGNVRELQNVIERAMILSRCGAQPLNFDWVLPVAEPSSALPPDNSPEAAQAATFLTQAEWEAQERANLMAALETANWKIYGAGGAAQLLGMKPTTLASRLQSLGIKKIRG from the coding sequence ATGGAACTCGAATCTTTACAAGCTGTGTCTTTGGTGATTGCCGAAGAGCGTTCGGTCGAAGCGGTTTTGCAGCAGATTGTCGAAGGCTTGGTGGCGCAACCGGGCGTGGCGCTGGCGCGGTTGTGGTTGAAAGCTCCGGGCGATGATTGCACCCGCTGTCCGATGCGGCTGGAATGCCCCGATCAAACTGAATGCCTGCATCTGATGGCAAGCGCGGGCAGCCCGACGAAAGCCGTTGAAAATTGGTCGCGGCTTGACGGCGACTTTCGCCGCTTCCCGCTCGGCGTGCGCAAGATTGGCAAGATCGGCGCGACCGGCGAACCATTGTTGCTGGCTGATCTCAAACAAGAAAGCGATTGGCTTGCGCATCCGCAGTGGGCGGCGCGCGAATGCCTTCAATCTTTCGCCGGACAACCGTTGATTTTTCACGGCGAAGTGTTGGGTGTGCTTGCCGTTTTCAGCCGCCAAACGCTTCAAACTCAGGAATTCGCGTGGTTACGCATGTTTGCCGACCACGCGGCAGTGGCGTTGGCTAACAGCCGCGCCTTCGCCGAAATCGAACATCTACGCGAACAGCTCAAACTCGAAAACGATTACTTGCGCGAAGAAGCCAAAGTCGAACGCGCCTTCGGCGGCATTGTCGGCGAAAGCGCCGCGCTCAAAAAGATTCTCGATCAAATCGAACTCGTCGCCGCGAGCGATGCCAGCGTGTTGATTCTCGGCGAATCCGGCACCGGCAAAGAGTTGATCGCGCGCGCCATTCACGAACGCAGCCAACGCTCGATGGGTCCGCTGGTCAAAGTCAATTGCGCTTCGATTCCGCGCGATTTATTTGAAAGCGAATTTTTCGGCCACGTGCGCGGCGCATTCACCGGCGCGATTCGTGACCGCGTAGGACGGTTTCAACTGGCAGATGGCGGCACGCTGTTTCTCGATGAAATTGGCGAAATTCCGCTGGATTTGCAAAGCAAGTTGCTGCGCGTTTTGCAGGAAGGAACTTTTGAACGAGTCGGCGAAGAGAAGACACGGCGAACCAACGTTCGTGTGGTTGCCGCCACCAACCGCGATCTTCGCCGCGAAATTGCCACAGGGACTTTCCGGCAGGATTTGTTTTTCCGCCTGAGCGTCTTTCCCATCGAATTGCCGCCGCTGCGTGAACGCCGCGAAGACATTCCGTTGCTGGTGCAGCATTTTATTGAGGAAGCCAGAAAGCAGGCGCGTTGTGGCAAGTTGCAAGTATCGGACGCGCAGATGGCTGCATTGCAACGCTATCACTGGCCCGGCAACGTGCGCGAACTGCAAAACGTCATTGAACGCGCAATGATTCTCTCGCGTTGCGGCGCGCAACCGTTGAATTTCGATTGGGTATTGCCGGTGGCTGAACCATCATCCGCCTTGCCGCCAGACAACTCGCCTGAAGCCGCGCAAGCTGCCACATTTCTTACGCAAGCTGAATGGGAAGCGCAGGAACGCGCTAATTTAATGGCGGCGCTGGAAACTGCGAATTGGAAAATTTATGGCGCGGGTGGCGCGGCGCAATTGCTGGGGATGAAACCGACAACCTTGGCATCACGCCTGCAATCTCTGGGCATCAAGAAAATTCGTGGCTGA
- a CDS encoding nuclear transport factor 2 family protein gives MSAPIIKPPFTLETARAKVQAAENAWNSRDPERVALAYTPDSEWRNRAEFFTGREAIKEFLRRKWAQELDYRLMKELWAFTHNRISVRFEYEWHNAAGQWFRTHGNEHWEFDDEGLMRRRDMSANDYPIEEADRRYRG, from the coding sequence ATGTCAGCGCCAATTATCAAACCGCCGTTCACGCTTGAAACCGCCCGCGCCAAAGTCCAGGCTGCCGAAAACGCCTGGAATTCACGCGACCCCGAACGCGTCGCGCTGGCATACACACCCGATTCCGAATGGCGCAATCGCGCGGAGTTTTTCACCGGGCGCGAAGCCATTAAAGAATTCCTGCGCCGCAAGTGGGCACAGGAACTTGATTACCGCTTGATGAAAGAGTTGTGGGCATTCACCCACAATCGCATTTCGGTGCGCTTTGAATACGAATGGCACAACGCCGCCGGGCAATGGTTTCGCACACATGGCAACGAGCATTGGGAATTCGATGACGAAGGCTTGATGCGTCGCCGCGATATGAGCGCCAACGATTACCCGATTGAAGAGGCAGATAGGCGCTATCGTGGTTGA